One Haemorhous mexicanus isolate bHaeMex1 chromosome 19, bHaeMex1.pri, whole genome shotgun sequence genomic window carries:
- the HPS4 gene encoding BLOC-3 complex member HPS4 → MSRPAAPGPAPWWNYFFLYDGSKVKEEGDPTSAGICYFYPPQTIPEQQELLCGQMAGVVRCLTEISGAPPSLVRLRKLKFAVVVDGDFLWVLGCAVELPDVSCRRLLEQLIGLFTFYHGPVRRAYSAFSQEELSREWDKYIEHILKNTSELHRIFNSLWHLDKTKVDPLLLLKAALILQTCQRSPHVLAGCILYKGLIVSTQLPPPLTAKVLLQGSKSPGQSEPGAEELQEPEPLLPPGVRVLPVFLTAQEVSALRDFPVEWMARSPMSPAGPRGEESALCSQAVPESTGAHENQALDGISVQKSHEDKSGTPAPGDAVQLGSPASPLVDFSGMGAGSRNYPAANLSGAGSESSELSRKISFPSESDTEQLPSPSSLQTECTWTTGPYLEGFSFPNPYSWEQESQDKGESPVDSDVGHCASQNSLSVSHSPAVPSPAQELSRRKSSEEDKPWPVSQDRVSGGSDSTAGDHRWGLDCPGPAGHTQLHSRRQPLVPELQEALPSAPAGDRPCASSRDRLGGRGGEPAQLSLYVHCIQGLVLSLLAEEQLRRDRSAVEDVYHSSLASLNGLEVHLRETLPKDSSASARTNYSFTHYDCVQNVLTANLPHSPGPLDRHFLRAATLIHSDFSQLPTASEVIIRNASTAVYACRNPVQETYFQQLGAPLRNSGVPNPHDSAFSLPSKAKQKLLKHGVNLL, encoded by the exons AtgtcccgccccgccgcgcccggccccgcgccaTG GTGGaattactttttcctttatGATGGCTCAAAAGTGAAGGAAGAAGGGGATCCTACAAGTGCTGGCATCTGTTATTTTTACCCTCCCCAG accatcccagagcagcaggagctgctgtgtgggcaGATGGCCGGGGTTGTTCGCTGCCTCACCGAGATCTCCGGGGCCCCTCCCAGCCTCGTCCGCCTCAGGAAGCTCAAGTTTGCCGTGGTGGTGGATGGAGACTTTCTGTGG gttctgggctgtgctgtggagctGCCTGACGTGAGCTGCCGGcggctcctggagcagctcatcGGCCTCTTCACCTTCTACCACGGCCCCGTGCGCCGCGCGTACTCG GCATTttcccaggaggagctgagcagggagtgGGACAAGTACATTGAACACATCCTAAAAAACACCAGTGAACTCCACAGGATTTTCAATTCTCTCTGGCATCTGGACAAAACCAAG gtggaTCCCCTGCTTTTGCTGAAGGCAGCTCTCATCCTGCAGACGTGCCAACGCTCTCCCCATGTCCTGGCAGGCTGCATCCTCTACAAAGGCTT GATTGTGAGCACCCAGCTGCCACCTCCACTCACTGCCAAAGtcctcctgcagggcagcaagTCCCCAGGCCAG AGTGAAcctggagctgaggagctgcaggagcctg AGCCTCTGCTGCCGCCGGGCGTCCGAGTGCTGCCGGTGTTCCTCACAGCACAGGAGGTCTCTGCTCTCCGGGACTTCCCCGTGGAGTGGATGGCCAG GtcacccatgtccccagcaggccccagaggagaggagagtgctctctgctcccaggcagtTCCAGAATCAACAGGAGCTCATGAAAACCAAGCTCTGGATGGAATCTCTGTGCAGAAGTCCCACGAGGACAAATCAGGAACACCTGCCCCAGGAGATGCTGTGCAGTTGGGCAGCCCTGCAAGTCCTCTGGTGGACTTTTCTGGAATGGGAGCTGGCTCAAGGAATTATCCAGCTGCAAACCTGAGTGGAGCAGGCAGTGAAagctcagagctcagcaggaaaATATCCTTCCCCTCAGAGAGcgacacagagcagctcccaagCCCTTCCTCACTCCAGACTGAATGTACTTGGACTACAGGTCCATACCTGGaaggcttttcctttcccaacCCTTactcctgggagcaggagagccaggacaagggggaatcCCCTGTGGATTCTGATGTTGGTCACTGtgcttcccaaaattccctttcagTCAGCCACAGTCcagctgttccctctcctgcccaggagctgagcagaaGAAAATCCAGTGAGGAGGACAAGCCATGGCCTGTGAGCCAGGACCGTGTGTCTGGGGGAAGTGACAGCACAGCTGGTGACCACAGATGGGGCTTGGATTGTCCAGGTCCTGCTGGACAcacacagctccacagcagGAGGCAGCCACTGGTCCCTGAGCTTCAGGAGGCTCTGCCCAGTGCCCCTGCAGGGGACAGGCcatgtgccagcagcagggacaggctgggtggcagagggggtgagccagcccagctgagcctcTACGTTCACTGCATCCAGGGCTTGGTGCTGTCgctgctggctgaggagcagctgcgCCGCGACCGCAGCGCCGTGGAGGACGTG taccacagcagcctggcctCCCTAAACGGCCTCGAGGTTCACCTCAGGGAGACCCTGCCCAAGGACTCTTCAGCCTCAGCCAGGACAAACTACAGCTTCACACACTATGACTGTGTCCAGAACGTCCTCACAG CCAATTTGCCCCACAGCCCCGGGCCCCTGGACCGGCACTTCCTGAGGGCGGCCACACTCATCCACTCCGACTTCAGCCAGCTCCCCACGGCCTCAGAAGTGATCATCAG GAACGCCTCCACAGCCGTGTATGCCTGCAGGAATCCTGTCCAGGAGACCTacttccagcagctgggagctccaCTCCGCAACTCAGGCGTCCCCAACCCTCATGACAGTGCCTTCAGCCTGCCCAGCAAGGCCaagcagaagctgctgaagcATGGGGTGAACCTGCTGtga
- the TFIP11 gene encoding tuftelin-interacting protein 11, giving the protein MSMSHLYGTDGDDGVEMESFEVSDWDLQNEFNPHRQRHRQTKEEATYGVWAERDSDEERPSFGGKRSRDYSAPVSFVSAGLRKAAAEELSDEDSDDDEKPVKQEEIPKEFVPKKLKTGGNFKPSQKGFVGGSKSFVDFGSWERHTKGIGQKLLQKMGYVPGRGLGKNAQGIINPIEAKQRKGKGAVGAYGSERTTQSLQDFPVVDSEEETEEEFQKELSQWRKDPNGGKKKPKYSYKTVEELKAKGRISKQLAAPQKELSQVKVIDMTGREQKVYYSYSQISHKHNIPDDSPQQPLGKDSKPQGFALPELEHNLQLLIDITEQEIIQSDRQLQYERDMVVNLSHEIQKMAEVLSHEEKAISNLSKVLDMVEECERRMQPGCENPLTLDECAKIFETLQDKYYEEYRMSDRVDLAVAIVYPLMKEYFKNWDPLKDCTYGTEIIAKWKSLLENDQLLSHSGQDLSTDAFHRLMWEIWMPYVRNIVARWQPRNCGSMVDFLDSWVNVVPVWILDNILDQLIFPKLQKEVESWNPLTDTVPIHSWIHPWLPLMQARLEPLYSPIRNKLANALQKWHPSDSSAKLILQPWKDVFTPGSWEAFMVKNIVPKLGMCLNELIINPHQQHMDAFYWVIDWEGMISVSSLVGLLEKHFFPKWLQVLCSWLSNSPNYEEITKWYLGWKSMFSDQVLAHPSIKDKFNEALDIMNRAVSSSVGGYMQPGARENIAYLTHTERRKDFQYEAMQERREAENMAQRGIGAAAGSVPMNFKDLIQTKAEEHNIVFMPVIGKRHEGKQLYTFGRIVIYIDRGVVFVQGEKTWVPTSLQSLIDMAK; this is encoded by the exons ATGTCGATGTCGCACCTGTACGGCACGGACGGAGACGATGGCGTGGAGATGGAGAGCTTCGAGGTGTCGGACTGGGACCTGCAGAACGAATTCAACCCGCACCGGCAGCGACACCGCCAGACCAAGGAGGAGGCCACCTACGGCGTGTGGGCCGAGCGCGACTCGGACGAGGAGCGGCCCAGCTTCGGAGGGAAGCG CTCCAGGGATTACTCGGCCCCCGTGAGCTTTGTGAGTGCTGGGCTGAGGAAGGCGGCAGCCGAGGAGCTCTCGGATGAGGATTCAGATGACGACGAGAAGCCTGTGAAGCAGGAGGAGATTCCCAAGGAGTTTGTGCCCAAGAAGTTAAAGACA GGTGGAAATTTCAAGCCCAGCCAGAAAGGCTTTGTAGGGGGCTCCAAGTCCTTCGTGGAttttggcagctgggagagacaCACTAAAGGAATTGGGCAGAAGCTTCTCCAGAAGATGGGATATGTCCCTGGAAGGGGTCTGGGGAAGAATGCTCAAG GAATCATCAATCCCATCGAGGCCAAGCAGAGGAAAGGCAAAGGTGCTGTGGGTGCTTATGGCTCCGAGAGGACAACGCAGTCCTTGCAGGACTTCCCTGTGGTGGACTcagaagaggaaactgaggaG GAATTTCAGAAGGAGCTCAGCCAGTGGCGGAAAGACCCGAACGGAGGCAAGAAAAAGCCCAAGTACAGCTACAAGACAGTGGAGGAGCTGAAAGCCAAGGGCAGGATCAGCAAGCAGCTTGCAGCCCCTCAAAAGGAGCTGTCCCAGGTCAAG GTGATCGACATGACAGGCCGGGAGCAGAAGGTTTATTACAGCTACAGCCAGATCAGCCACAAGCACAACATCCCAGatgacagcccccagcagcccctgggcaaGGACTCCAAGCCCCAGGGCTTTGCCCTGCCTGAGCTGGAGCACAACCTGCAGCTGCTCATCGACATCACGGAGCAGGAGATCATCCAGAGCGACCGGCAGCTGCAGTACGAGAGGGACATGGTGGTCAACCTCAGCCACGAGATCCAGAAGATGGCTGAGGTGCTGTCCCACGAGGAGAAGGCCATCAGCAACCTCAGCAAGGTGCTGGACATGGTGGAGGAGTGTGAGAGGCGGATGCAGCCGGGCTGTGAGAACCCTCTGACCCTGGATGAGTGTGCAAAGATCTTTGAGACCCTGCAGGACAAGTACTACGAGGAGTACAGGATGTCAGACAGGGTGGACCTGGCAGTGGCCATAGTTTATCCTCTCATGAAGGAATACTTCAAGAATTGGGATCCCCTCAAG GACTGTACATATGGCACAGAGATCATAGCCAAGTGGAAGAGCCTTCTGGAAAATGATCAGCTGTTATCCCACAGTGGGCAGGACCTGTCAACAGATGCTTTCCACAG GCTGATGTGGGAGATCTGGATGCCATATGTCAGGAACATCGTGGCGCGGTGGCAGCCGAGGAACTGCGGATCCATGGTGGATTTCTTGGATAGCTGGGTGAACGTTGTCCCTGTGTGGATACTGGATAACATTCTGGATCAGCTCATCTTCCCCAAGCTGCAGAAGGAG GTGGAGAGCTGGAATCCTCTGACGGACACAGTGCCGATCCACTCGTGGATCCACCCCTGGCTGCCGCTGATGCAGGCGCGGCTGGAGCCGCTGTACTCGCCCATCCGCAACAAGCTGGCCAATGCCCTGCAGAAGTGGCACCCCAGCGACTCCTCTGCCAAGCTCATCCTTCAGCCCTGGAAGGATGTGTTCACTCCTGGCTCCTGGGAGGCTTTCATGGTCAAGAACATTGTGCCAAAACTCG gaATGTGTTTGAATGAGCTCATCATCAACCCTCACCAGCAGCACATGGACGCTTTTTACTGGGTGATCGACTGGGAGGGGATGATTTCTGTCTCCAGCCTCGTTGGGCTGCTGGAGAAACACTTCTTCCCAAAGTGGCTGCAG gtgctctgcTCTTGGCTCAGTAACAGCCCCAACTACGAAGAGATCACCAAGTGGTACCTGGGCTGGAAGTCCATGTTCTCAGACCAGGTGCTGGCACATCCCTCCATCAAAGACAAGTTCAATGAAGCCCTTGACATCATGAACCGGGCCGTGTCCTCCAGCGTGG GCGGGTACATGCAGCCGGGCGCCCGGGAGAACATCGCATACCTGACGCACACGGAGCGGCGCAAGGACTTCCAGTACGAGGCCATGCAGGAGCGGCGCGAGGCCGAGAACATGGCCCAGCGCGGCATCGGCGCCGCCGCCGGCTCCGTGCCCATGAACTTCAAGGACCTCATCCAGACCAAGGCCGAGGAGCACAACATCGTCTTCATGCCCGTCATCGGGAAGAGGCACGAGGGCAAGCAGCTCTACACCTTCGGCAGGATCGTCATCTACATCGACAGGGGCGTGGTGTTCGTGCAAGGGGAGAAGACCTGGGTGCCCACCTCGCTGCAGAGCCTCATTGACATGGCCAAGTGA
- the TPST2 gene encoding protein-tyrosine sulfotransferase 2, protein MRVTTRRVLLLVGSVAALMVTLHLGQQVLECQQVLSERRHRLMRPENEELVMVDANHVEYRYSKDMPLIFIGGVPRSGTTLMRAMLDAHPEVRCGEETRIIPRVLAMRQAWSKSGREKMRLDEAGVTDQVLDAAMQAFILEVIAKHGEPARYLCNKDPFTLKSSVYLSRLFPNSKFLLMVRDGRASVHSMITRKVTIAGFDLNSYRDCLTKWNKAIEVMYSQCLEIGRARCLPVYYEQLVLHPEQSMHNIMRFLDISWSDTVLHHEELIGKPGGVSLSKIERSTDQVIKPVNMEALSKWIGHIPGDVLQDMAHIAPMLARLGYDPYANPPNYGHPDPLVVNNTHRVLKGDYKTPANLKGHLQVTQNTSSSH, encoded by the exons atgcGGGTCACCACGcgcagggtgctgctgctggtgggttCGGTGGCGGCCCTGATGGTGACCCTGCACCTCGGGCAGCAGGTCCTGGAGTGCCAGCAGGTCCTGAGCGAGAGGAGGCACAGGCTGATGAGGCCGGAGAACGAGGAGCTGGTGATGGTAGACGCCAACCACGTGGAGTACCGGTACAGCAAGGACATGCCCCTGATCTTCATCGGCGGTGTCCCCCGCAGCGGCACCACGCTGATGAGGGCCATGCTGGATGCCCACCCCGAGGTGCGCTGCGGGGAGGAGACCCGCATCATCCCCCGCGTGCTGGCCATGCGCCAGGCCTGGTCCAAGTCGGGCCGCGAGAAGATGCGGCTGGACGAGGCGGGGGTGACGGACCAGGTGCTGGACGCGGCCATGCAGGCCTTCATCCTGGAAGTGATCGCCAAGCACGGCGAGCCCGCCAGGTACCTGTGCAACAAGGACCCCTTCACGCTCAAGTCCTCCGTGTACCTGTCCCGGCTGTTCCCCAACTCCAAGTTCCTGCTGATGGTGCGGGATGGGCGCGCCTCGGTGCACTCCATGATCACACGCAAGGTGACGATCGCTGGCTTCGACCTGAACAGCTACCGGGACTGCCTGACCAAGTGGAACAAGGCCATCGAGGTGATGTATTCCCAGTGCCTGGAGATCGGCCGCGCCCGCTGCCTGCCCGTCTACTACGAGCAGTTGGTGCTGCACCCTGAGCAGTCCATGCACAACATCATGAGGTTCCTGGACATCTCCTGGAGCGACACGGTGCTGCACCACGAGGAGCTCATCGGGAAGCCCGGCGGGGTGTCCCTTTCCAA GATAGAGAGGTCAACAGACCAGGTGATCAAGCCGGTGAACATGGAGGCTTTATCCAAATGGATCGGGCACATCCCGGGGGATGTGCTGCAGGACATGGCCCACATTGCCCCCATGCTGGCCAGGCTCGGCTACGACCCCTACGCCAACCCCCCCAACTACGGCCACCCCGACCCCCTGGTTGTCAACAACACGCACAGA GTTTTAAAGGGGGATTATAAAACACCGGCCAATCTCAAAGGTCACCTGCAG GTGACTCAGAACACGTCATCTTCTCACTAA
- the SRRD gene encoding SRR1-like protein yields MAAVAGGWRAGRARRRRRGRGEEEKKNEDEEEEEGGPGTEAVLRRLREARDDLLSSGFWAASAGAVRAPLSAEPPARCVCYGLGRFGRCPIARYQLAFLLLLLDELRVPPARCALFDPAFSAREAAALRALGLCLLPENEEGKHGIEGAATLFYMVHCGKALYNNLLWSNWSPAALSKLVIIGNSFRGIEERLLTRILERDYSYIAKVLRGVEEVALPSHPRYLDTFNDTSVHWFPLDKLQELSPEVWDFMEEPMYQDCEDLEIIRKGEEATAKS; encoded by the exons ATGGCGGCGGTGGCGGGAGGGTGGCGAGCGGGGCgcgcccggcggcggcggcggggccggggcgaggaggagaagaagaatgaggacgaggaggaggaggaagggggtcCCGGAACCGAAGCGGTGCTGCGGCGGCTGCGAGAGGCGCG GGACGATCTGCTGAGCTCCGGCTTCTGGGCGGCGAGCGCCG GAGCCGTGCGGGCCCCGCTGAGCGCGGAGCCGCCCGCCCGCTGCGTGTGCTACGGGCTGGGCCGGTTCGGGCGCTGCCCCATCGCCCGGTACCAGCTcgccttcctgctgctgctgctggacgAGCTGCGG gtgCCGCCCGCCCGCTGCGCACTGTTCGACCCGGCCTTCTCGgcgcgggaggcggcggcgctgcgagcgctggggctgtgcctgctcccgGAGAATGAG GAGGGGAAACACGGCATCGAGGGCGCGGCCACGTTGTTCTACATGGTGCACTGCGGGAAGGCCCTGTACAACAACCTGCTGTGGAGCAACTGGAGCCCAGCGGCGCTTTCCAAGCTGGTCATCATCGGGAACAGCTTCCGAGGAATCGAGGAGAg ATTGCTGACCAGAATCTTGGAGAGAGATTATTCTTACATAGCAAAG GTCTTGAGAGGAGTGGAGGAAGTGGCACTCCCCAGTCACCCCCGCTACCTGGACACCTTCAATGACACCTCTGTGCACTGGTTTCCCTTGGATAAACTGCAGGAGCTCTCCCCTGAGGTCTGGGACTTCATGGAGGAGCCAATGTACCAAGATTGTGAGGACCTGGAGATCATCAGGAAGGGGGAGGAAGCTACTGCCAAGTCCTGA